AGTTGGGCCCTCTTGTATATTAGAACCCTCAAGGCATGGGTTAAGACTGAGATGAACTAATTCCTATTTTGAGAGTCCAGAAGACAAATTCTCAGACTGGACAACTGACTAATACTTCCATTATGAcatgtctttgtctctgtgtacTGCTTGCTCTAGCGCCACTGTCAGTTACTTGGAGAAAAACTGAAGCCTGTGTACAACACTGTAAAGTACCTTGGCGCAAACCTGGCATCTGTGCACAGCTATGAAGAGTCCCAATTTGTACAGGCGGTGGTGTTGATCACGACTGGCAGTTTCCCTCTTACCTGGATTGGCGGATTTGATGCTGTTCAAGCAAAGGTGGAAAAGGTGACTTAAGACTAATAAAACCATCAGCTCGGAGTAGGTGTTAAGACACTGGTCAGACAACTCTGTGCCAGGAGTAATCAACTCTCCAGTTTCTCAGCTGGTAATGACCACAGTTTGAGGTACCGCAGAGGAAAGATTGACATTCGCAACTTGAGTTCTACATGGAATTTGGATATTACCATTATATCCACACTCCCATTTTAATAACTGTAAATTGCTTTGGCACAGTAGGCATGAAGTTACTTGCCGACCTTTTAACCAATGTCATCTCTTTAAACTGATATTAATGTCATTTTAAGTATTTAGGCATGTGACCTATGCCTCGTGTGAAGTCATTGTCAAAAGCAAAATAAATACTGTTGGTTGTAGGTCTAGATTTGAGTTGAGCATCTCGAAATATCCAGAGCAATTGCCACAGATGATCCATTAGATGAACCAGATACTCCATTGGCCTCTAACGATGTGAAGAGTCTGCAATGTCGGTCAGATTCGAGGGACAGGCACAACTCAGAGAAATGTTTTTCTCAGTTTCTGGCATGTCATGTGTGCTACTTGTATCAGTACTCGTAACAACCTAAGCATTACAAAACGTATATTTGCTCAAATAAGCCATTATGTTTTTCGTTAATGAAATTCGACATCTTATTGACGGccatacatttaacatttacatttaagtcatttagcagacgctcttatccagagcgacttacagacgACAAGGAAAAACGCTACCCGCTTGAAGGCAGATGTTGGGCTTTGTTATCCTTCtcgcttcacctcttcctctttGCTATGGCGCAGAAACAACTTACTAGCTGTCTTTTTCTATTTTGGGGATTTCTAGAAATGTGGCTGTAGTATCAACACTTGtgtattttttttctcacccaacAGTTCCATTGTCAGTCTGCATGTTTTGGTAGTGGTGgcttttattgttttgttggagGAAAGACCATGAGTGTTGTATTTTAGAAATTGTTCAGCAAGCACATGTAACATTTGATACTGAGATCTCACTACTTCCACACAGGACAGGCTATGGTTCTGGAGTGACGGCTCCAAATTTGATCACGAGAGCTGGGCTGAAGGGGAGCCGAATAACCACAAGGGTCGCAGAGAGCCATGTATTCAGATCAACTTTGGAGGTACATTATCATTCATCAAATTAAACTTTTGAGTAAGTTTAAGAAATAAATGTGACCTACTTTTCTCTTTTCGTGTGTACATCGAGAGGTAATTTCTATTTCGTTTTTCCTCTTAAGCTGAAAACGGCTGGAACGATGAATCATGTGGAGAGAGCTATCCCTCCGTGTGCTCCATAAGAACCTGTTGAATCCTTCAAACTGTCAATTGAAACCAAAAATGCTACTCTGGTGTCAGCATCCTAACTGCAAATGTTTCATGTTATAGTGAATTACTTTGAAGGTATTTGTTGCTGTAAATTACATTTGACTTGTGTAGTTATTGTAGCTTGTTGTCAATAAAACGGGTGTACGTATTTAATCTCATGAGTGGTTATTAAACACTGCTTCACTTTGTTTCTTGAAGATGCAGTCTGGGTGTCTGTTCAGTGGGCATTTAAAGTCTTTGATATTGTTGCTCCATTGTTTCTTGAAGAATAGAATTACCTTAGGACCTGAAGTTGTCTGACTCCACAAACATTAACGTAAATGAACAGTGTATGTAGCTTTAAAATAAGTAGAAAATGATCATATGTTGAGTTTGCTGCAATTTACCACGTTTTAAATATTTATGAACATGAGCTTCAGCAGACCTAAACAAGTTCCACAAATGGAATGTTTCTCTgaatgaggggggggggtcaaaagtaagtcagtatctggtgtggccaccagctgcattaagtactgca
Above is a window of Oncorhynchus gorbuscha isolate QuinsamMale2020 ecotype Even-year unplaced genomic scaffold, OgorEven_v1.0 Un_scaffold_1409, whole genome shotgun sequence DNA encoding:
- the LOC124022744 gene encoding ladderlectin-like, which gives rise to MTRLQETITMAMLTLLLLLCAAFTLGDRMTARIANDLVTFAADQRNPCPRGWFHFNSRCFMFVKTARTWPNAERHCQLLGEKLKPVYNTVKYLGANLASVHSYEESQFVQAVVLITTGSFPLTWIGGFDAVQAKVEKDRLWFWSDGSKFDHESWAEGEPNNHKGRREPCIQINFGAENGWNDESCGESYPSVCSIRTC